AAGACATTTACACTCTTTAAGGGTGGCAGCTGGGATACTAAAAGTATAGAGTGAGACAATAAGCCAAGGAAAAACAACTAGATTACACATGCAAAAATGTAGACTCggtatatgtgtgtgtgtgtgtgtctgtatatatatatataaaagagctATTAGAATAATAGAATAATCATGCATGCTAAGAAAATACAGTCTCTGCATCTGCAAGGGTTATAGATGAAGTATGGCAACAAGAAAGAACATACTGGTACTTCAACTTTGCCAACTGATTGCTCAAGCTAAGCCTTTCTTCAGCCATATGTTGGGCAGCCTTGACGTGGTTTTCTTCATACTCACGGATATTAGCTACCCCAACAGTCTTACTAAAATCTTTGTATATTCGGTCAACAATCTCATTAATTCTCTTCTCCAGCTTACTAATTACAGTGGCCCTCTTATCAACAGCATCTTTTACCTGCAAGCAGGATCAAAGGTTGTATTAGCAGGTCCAGCACAATAAAGAAGATGAGACACATAATTATGATCCATCATTACCTTCTGAAGTTCAGGTTTCAATCGATCAATTTCCTCTTTAATAATATGCTTTTCCCTTTTCAGGTTTTCAAGTTTGTCCTCAATGCTTCGCTgcaacaaaatcatcaaaagcaTAAATAAGCAACCTAGATTACATAAAAGGAATGATGCTTAGtaagtatatttttaaaaccaaTTTAAACAGCCCAGAAGATTGAGACCAGTTTATCTGtatgaagaagaaaaatgttATCAATACACGAACCAAGAAAATAACTACCTTCTCAATCTCAGCATACTGAATCTTCTTTTCAAGTCCACTAATTTTCCCTGATGCTTCAGACTCTTTCAGATGCATCTCTCTAATTGACCCAAGCTCTTCTAATTCTTTTTCAAGctgttctttcttcttctttagctCTAAAGAGAAATAACAATTAGTATTGCAATCTAGtgattgagagagagagagagaggttgcAGAGTTTACTCAGAATAGATTCTTCAATCTTTTTATCATCCCATTGTTTTGACCTTGCTTCCATTCCACCACTTGTACCACCAGTCATAGTGCCAGACTTTGAGAGTAGGATCCCATCAACAGTTACAACtagaataatatagaaaaactcAATATCATTTAATCATTACAAGATCAAAAGACAAATTATAGCTGGAGCATAGTAATTACCTTTGAACCTTTCCCCACTCCAGCTAAGAACCTTCGCTTCATCTAGGTCGTCGCAAACTAGAGTATTTCCAACGGCAAAGAGAATTGCTTTCTCCAGGACAGGATCAAATGTGCAATTGTTAAGTCTACAAATTGCAGGATTTTTATTTCTCACTTCAATTCCTCTTTTCATTCACTTTATATGTAAATTTCGACTTTCTTCATAGTTCTAGTCATTAAGTAATGAATATCAGCTTCCAGAACAATACATAATCAACCAAAAACTACGGTCATTTTTAAAGCTTATCAAGTTGGGTCCTTGCAGCGATAACAGGTTCATGGCAAACAGAATATACTACAAAGTCTCACAGATAGTATCCACCTCAGACTAGCAACAGCAAATCCAACCAAGACAATTAACAAATTTACCTAAAGACGAGCAACAGAAATCCAACCAAGACAATTGACAAATTTATCCTCAGAAACAATGAAGCAGATTATGTCAGAGTGCAAACTTCTCGTTTGGTGTGACTTAGGCAATTAACAAAAGAACTATGAATTGGTCCATCTCCAATAAAACAGAGAACATGCTTCCAATATCAAAGACAATATGAATCAGAAGATGTTTTAAATCTCAATATCCCTTTTAGCTTAAAGTCTATCAACTTTTAGATCAAAACCTATCAACTTGGATGAGTTTCAAAATTGACTAAACTAAGAGAGAATTTTGTGTAAAGTACCTTTGCTAGTGCTACTTTGCTTGGGTATTTGCCATTGTAACAAAAAATGAAGCACAAGTTACAAATACAGTAGACGCCATTAATAGAAACCAACCATGTATCAAGGAAGcataaatcataaaatttatGTTTCATAACCAAATGGAATCAATTCAATAGGTACTCCCAGAGGTAATTCTATATGGAGCTCAGCTCATGGGTTCAAGCACAAGAACTCCCTCCCCAGAACAAGCGAGGGGAAAAAAGAAATTCCTTAACTTTTTATGGCGTAGCTGAGAGGGTGTACTTTTTAGCTTTTCAACTTCCTAAGAAAATGATAATTACATATCAAAAGATTGCAACAGGACCACATATATGGCTAGAAATAATTATCTAAAAAACAATATTATCACATGCCAAGTTAtcaactgctgcaagcagattcAGCCACTGGGTAAGTAGCCCAAAGGTCTCGTGCCTATCTCATAGTGCATAAAGTTAGAAGTTCAATCCCTAACCTCTCCCCTTTCCCCTTCCAAAATTTATATTGTAGgcaaattcataaaattttaagattggTATAGGGAACCAACATCAGACTTGTTCTTACAGTAGTTCCAGGCTTCCAGCTGAGCTAAAGTTTAATCTAAAACCATCATGATGGATATTCAGATCTAATCAAACTAAGACAACAGAGAATCAGATTAAAGGAAACACCAGAAACAAACTTTGGCACAAAGTATTCCATAATACAGCATAAGCACAGTAACTTAAATTTTAACAACACTAAAAGATGAACATAACCAAATTTTATAAAGGATATTGGATCACATCAAACACCAACTTTGCAGTACCACCTAATGTACGCAAACGTTCAACAATTGGCTTTACACGAACTGACTGAAGGGGTATAAATGTCTGAGGAGGAAGCCTTTGCTCTTTCAAATACTGCAGAAAACAATTTGATTAATGGTGGTAATACCCTCAATGAAGCTGTAACCTTATAACAAACAAAAGTCAAATTATGGCTACAAATTGGGAAAACAATGGCAGAACTTGACCAATAAAGTGCATGATATGACTAACTCAAGTTTGACAACCATGCTAAAACATAAGCAGCAATTTAACAGCCGATAAACGCTACCTTAATGCACTCTTTTCCTGTATTTTCATCTTCAACCACTACGGCATCCATGAATTTACCCATAGCTACAGTAACAGCAAGATTGTACTTCTTCTGGGTAGGTCTGCAAAGACCAGTCATCCGACCATGAACCCCTGGAAATAAGCGCTTGAGAGTCTCAACTGCTTGAGACAACTTAGCATCTCTCTCATTCTCATGTCTATCTGCTTTCACTTCACGTAGTTGGATCTCAACTTCACCAATTCTAGACTTcagattttcatatttattcctGATAACATAAATAATTTCTGGTCATTTTCATTTTATGTATTAAAAGCAATGAAATGtttcataaaatatatctaACCAGATGAAGACATGAGAACTAAATGGCAAACAAGCACATGCATCTAAGCCTAAGACAATACACAAACATAGATGAGATGAACTCATTCAAAGTAAACAAATAATTTACATACCTAGAATCTCGATGTTTATCTTGCATCTCTCGCAATTCCTTTTTCAGATCTGCCAGCTCCTTCTTGTTCTTTGTGGAAGTATCTTGAATCTTTTTTTGTCTTGTTCGCATTTGTGCCTCCTGGGCATCCAGTTCATGTTCTCGATTTATCAACTGTTGGAGGTTTTCTTCCAAATTCTTTTGAGCTTCCATATCGGCATGCTGTTGCCTGTCCAGCACCTCCTTTTCATCCCTTAGCTTGATAGTTTTCATCCCAGCATCCTCCTTACTGCAGCATTAGAATTCCAATGATGAAGGAGGTCAGAGGAAACTATGATGCAAAAGCAAGTTTCACAGGGCAAGAAGCCAAGACGCTATCCAAcaattgaatatttttaatttttaagttctGCAAGTGGAAAAATCCAGTTTTGAACCAAACCAGATGGTTCCAATACAGTGGACCAGTTCAAGGCCAGTTTTGACTGGATTCAGTATTCAGTTCCAGGTTGGATCAATCTGGTTCAGAACTGGCCCCTTCCCAAGTCTTCTAGTAGTAGTAAAATTTGGAAATTGGAATACCAAAATAAGTAAAAACACACTGATTAAGAATATAAACCAGCACTAACTAGGAAAAATACTAAATCAAACAGAACTCTTGATATATtcctaaataataaataatagaacTCTAAACTTCTTAATTTTACAATGAAAAACTAAATCAACATAATCCTACATTAAAAATCTGCCAGACTGCATCAAATACATATTACATAATCCTTCCAACAGCATTTACAAACATAATCAGACATGGCTACTTCTTAGTTACCCCTAATACACAAGTTAATGTTAATTCCATACGTCACAAATTCCATAACAAAGGAATAGCCAGGGCAGTCTGCAAATCCTTAAAACTCAAATTTGAGAAAGATCAGCAAGGGCAGGAAAGAAAAAAACATATGCCAGCAACATGTATGCAGAGAGTTAAAGCATTGGCCATTGAGTTAAAACTAAAAGAAATTTACATCCGAAAATATTCAGTTAGTTGACTGTCAGCTAGGGGGAGTTTTTCACCACCATCTCGGCTTTTTTCATGCAAATCTTCTAGTTTTGCAGCCAGATCCTGTATACCCTTCTGCAGCTCATCTATCTCATCAGAATGTTTCCtcctttcttctcttttcttgtcAAGCTCCTTACGGCTGctcttaatttttgaatttatacGAGACGTTTCCCCATTTAGTTTCACAAGTTCAGGTTGCTGTAAAGAGGAAAATAACAGAACAAGTAAACCAACCACTAGCTTTTATTGGCTCAAAATAATCAATGAATAGAACTAGAGAATCACAGTTCAGAAATAATAATGGTCATATGAATACCCAAAAGAATTCACAAATACATTGAAATTTATTACAAATTCAGAAACCCATATTCACGACATGACTATCATATTGGATATATATACAacgtttttttataaattacattTAGACCCTTGCAGACATTTTAAATAACAAATCTATTAATGATGTAACGAGATTAGAATTACAATAACAAGAACTTCAGCAATCAGAAACAAATATCCTTAATAATCCATTATGTACGTGAGAAAACCGATGAAGTAACAGCTCCATAAAAATATGCCCCAAAGTTTCTTGTaatccaaatctcttccataaCAAGATATCTAATCTCCACAACTTCCAGACAAACCTCTTTCTTAGGGGTTAACGATCATAACTCATAAGTAAATCAGTGCCAAAAGCTTGGGTGCTGGGGGACATTCACAAGTGTAAAACTTATCATTTTTCACATTCcataaaaaaaatgttattttagaTGGCTTGAAGTTGGATATATTTTCATGGACCTGAATTGTGACTCAGCCAGAAAAGTCCTGCTTTGTGACCTGAATGGAATATTTTCTAATGCCTGTGGTGGTAGCAAAGGGCATGGGCTGATAGGCCGAGACCAATATAAGTACTATATTTTCTGCATATTGCGACATTACTGTGAAAAATTCGGAAAACATACTGGGGATTAGGATTTAAGATTTCTGTGTAATTATGTCTTGCTATTTTCATCATAGTGGTACCTTTATATTGTGTCTTGCTCGTGCATATAAATCTTACAGCCAAAccacataaataaatatatatatatatatactgtcACAATGTGACAGTGTGTGCCTCATCTCTGTGTCTGTGGTAACACAAATATTAGTCCACTTTTGTTAATCCCAATTCAACTCAATAAAGCTACAATCTAATCCCACTTGGGTTAAGCTACCTCCATTCCACTTCATTCAAGAGAATCTCCATACTTATGAAGTCTAAACATGGACAATTAGTACACGTGTTTCATATAAAAGTGACTTCCAACCTGATTAAGACCGTCCATTTCATGCCCCAGAAATGAAAAATCTATGTGTGAAGCTCTAAAGACCTAACCATTAGAGAAATTCAAAAACAACAAATCTTGACTATGAGACAACAAAATGGCAGAAAAACTCACATTCTTGTCAAGTTTAGAACTTTTCTCTGCAATCTTCTTTTCACATTGTGCTATCTCTTTCAAGTATTTCACttgttctttcttcttcttgcttGCTTCAAGTTCAAACTTCTCTAGTTCTTGCATGACACCTTCTCTGTTTCTCCTTTCAGCTTCAAGGTCATCAGTTGTCTTTTTAATGTCCTTATCTATAATAAATAATTGCCATAAGaagtgttctttcttcaaagcTTTCTGTGGACAAAAAGAAAACAAGGAAAATGAAAGCAATTACTTCCATGAGAAGACCAATAAGCTATTAAGTATTAACATAATTCACAGTGACATGTTGACATCTGATCTcaaagaaatgaaaatttccATATTGGATACCAGCTGATCTTGCAAGCGAAGATGTTTTTCCGCTTCTTCCTTCTGCTCTTTCTTCTGTTTCCTCTCCATAACTACTGTTCTCTTGTTCTGATAAACCAGTGCTGATTTTTCCTCAGCACTGGCTTTCTTCTCTTCCAGATCCTCATATTCTCTCTTGAGCTCCTCCGACCCAGAGATCTGCTCAAGCAGTGCAGTTAATTCTTTGGGGTTTTTAGATGCAATGGACTCCACATCGCCCTACATAAATTTTAAGTACTCATCAGAtgtatgctccaacttgagaaAACTAGACTATTGTAGCCTCCAACCTGCCTAAATAAAGGACTTCAGGTATACCTTGAAATCAAGTTAACAACCTACTGAATTTTACCAGATGAATATTTTAACAACTGCTTCTGTCAGGCCAAGTTATAAGACCAGCTAAATTCTTTTACTTTAGTGGAAAAGAGATGTAAGACAACGATCATAGTATTCGAGTC
This genomic interval from Manihot esculenta cultivar AM560-2 chromosome 12, M.esculenta_v8, whole genome shotgun sequence contains the following:
- the LOC110627312 gene encoding structural maintenance of chromosomes protein 1; the protein is MPSMISSGKILQLEMENFKSYKGLQTIGPFKDFTAIIGPNGAGKSNLMDAISFVLGVRTGQLRGAQLKDLIYAYDDREKEQKGRRAFVRLVYLLANGSELHFTRTITSSGGSEYRIDGKVVNWDEYNARLRSLGILVKARNFLVFQGDVESIASKNPKELTALLEQISGSEELKREYEDLEEKKASAEEKSALVYQNKRTVVMERKQKKEQKEEAEKHLRLQDQLKALKKEHFLWQLFIIDKDIKKTTDDLEAERRNREGVMQELEKFELEASKKKKEQVKYLKEIAQCEKKIAEKSSKLDKNQPELVKLNGETSRINSKIKSSRKELDKKREERRKHSDEIDELQKGIQDLAAKLEDLHEKSRDGGEKLPLADSQLTEYFRIKEDAGMKTIKLRDEKEVLDRQQHADMEAQKNLEENLQQLINREHELDAQEAQMRTRQKKIQDTSTKNKKELADLKKELREMQDKHRDSRNKYENLKSRIGEVEIQLREVKADRHENERDAKLSQAVETLKRLFPGVHGRMTGLCRPTQKKYNLAVTVAMGKFMDAVVVEDENTGKECIKYLKEQRLPPQTFIPLQSVRVKPIVERLRTLGGTAKLVFDVIQFDPVLEKAILFAVGNTLVCDDLDEAKVLSWSGERFKVVTVDGILLSKSGTMTGGTSGGMEARSKQWDDKKIEESILKLKKKKEQLEKELEELGSIREMHLKESEASGKISGLEKKIQYAEIEKRSIEDKLENLKREKHIIKEEIDRLKPELQKVKDAVDKRATVISKLEKRINEIVDRIYKDFSKTVGVANIREYEENHVKAAQHMAEERLSLSNQLAKLKYQLEYEQKRDMDSRIKKLESSIGALENELKQIQNKDAEVKLATEKAAGDINKWKEEVREWKSKSEECEKEMLEWKKQASAAATSISKLNRQINSKEGQIEQLLSRKQDIVEKCELEHISLPTISDPMEIDSEIPGPYFDFSELNRSLIQDRRPSDREKIEADFKQKMDAIMSEIEKTAPNLKALDQYEALLEKERAVTEEFEAARKEEKQVADAYNSVKQRRYELFMEAFNHISNNIDKIYKQLTKSNTHPLGGTAYLNLENEDDPFLHGIKYTAMPPTKRFRDMEQLSGGEKTVAALALLFSIHSYRPSPFFILDEVDAALDNLNVAKVAGFIRSKSCDGGRSIQDAEGGSGFQSIVISLKDSFYDKAEALVGVYRDSERSCSRTLTFDLTGYRAS